In Papaver somniferum cultivar HN1 chromosome 9, ASM357369v1, whole genome shotgun sequence, the genomic stretch AATTTCAATTACATATTCATTGTTAGTGATCTTTACACTCATCGAAACACCAGTTGAAGAAAAGTATGTTTCACATAAGCTTATAAAGATGCCTAAACATGTCCAAATAAGAGGATAGAATTACCTAAAACTACTCAGATACGCCATTTGATACCAAGAGAGACATAAAATCTAAATTTGGTAGGCTGTGCATCAAAGATTGTCTCCACATCCTAAAATAACTATTAGAACAAGGTAAGCAGAACATCACCTTATATCGTAAATCTTTGAGAGCATCAACTGATCTAGTTGTATCTCCCAACTCATTAAGAATTTCATTTGATTTGGCAACATTATCCCAGAGGTCATATTCACGAAGCATTTCTTCCTGTTGAATTTGTCTGGCTTCTTCCATTTCTAGTGCAGGTATCAACATCTCAGCACGAAGAACAGCGTCATCAATCTTTTTCTTTAAGGAAAACAAACCTAAGAGAATCAAGACAGCGGAGAAATTAAACTCCACCACACAAACAAACATCACTGGTTTAAGTTATTAAAACAAAAttacaattaaaaaaataataatctattttaagaagaaaagaaatctctgaatttacaaagaaaaagagaTAGAAGGTGAAGAGTGACAAACCAAGTTCCTTATAGGCTTTATTTTTATCCTCCATGGATTGTGAAGCTCGAATTGTTAAAGAGATAAGGTGAGACTGTATCCGGGTTATTCTTAAGCAATTAGTGTTACTATTACCCCATTTTTTACCAAAAGTATCCGAAGAACACCCTTTAGCCATTAAAACTGGTGACTCCGTTTTTATTTTTGCCATTAAAGAAGCCCCTCAAACTGGCACAACAGAAAAATTGAGAGCCTTCTTCCTTCCCTCCTTAGTTTGCACTGCGAAATACAACACttctcttctgctgctgctgctgctgctgcgtaGAATGATATAATCAGGACACTTTGGAGCACAGTAATCCCCATTTCAAGCGCCTGGCTATATCATCGTTATAGGTGAAATGGTAAAATGCTAAAACCCTTgttgtttgattttcttttttggcAGTAGGATAAACCCTTGTTTGATATATACAGTTATACACCACTCAAATTGAAGTACCGGACACCACACATGTCTATTATTTGGCAATTGCTATTTCTGCCCCATTTATATCGTTGAAAATGAAACTGGTAGATCCAATTGAAACTGGTAGATCCAATTGTCCAAAACTACTACAGTACAGTGGTTTTTAggatgatgataccagtgacctgacctgagttcgaaacaaTAACGAACTTTTGACCTCTAGTGTGATTACATCTTACATCTTGGCCTCGAGCATCTCTCCCCCTCTTATTTGCCATTACCCTTCAATTTCTCTTCTCCCATATTGCATAATAACCCACTGGAAAGTCACTTTAAAGCGAAATCATCGGTGGGTTTTTAACTCTGGGGACATATATGCTCACTCCCACCTGCTGTACTTTCTTTTTCTTGATAAAATTTTAACCCTTGCTTAGGGGAAAAAAAACAGAATCAAGGAATAAAAAACATTAAAAATGAAAGATATTAATTGCATGATGGTTCCATTTCAAGATATACTTCTGTTTCCTTCTGTTGATCCATACTGAACACATCAGGCTCTAAACtaacatgatatatatagacACTTCCGCTTCCTAGAAATCAAACAAAAAAGCATCATGCATGAGTAACTACCAGATATGTACATGTATATGCATGAAATCCACCGAAGTTTCTTGCAACAATTAAAGAGACTCTGCAAATTGAGGAGACTCGAAATCAAGCTCTTGTTTCATGACACAGGTCATAAACCACTCGCTACTGTAGGTCATTAACCCTTTCTTTGCAGCTACCATTGCATCTTCCATGTCCTCTTCACACGCAACAAAGATAGTTTTGGATGGATTTTTCACTTCTGTTAATCGAAGGAGAACCTGATAAATAGCATAACTTTTTTAGACCGCATTAGATAATTATTAATGTTAATATGGCAGGATGTCAAGTACAAACATCTTTATGCAATAATTTGGCATCTGATTAATACTGGACCTACGAGCACAGGAGGACCTATACTCCAGGATCGATATACATATATAATGTCTGACACTTCAAAAGTTTCAATGCCACATTTAAATttgcaaaataaaaataattaagatGTTCTGTGGGTTCACAATGAGAGTCATCCTTAATCTTAGGCAGGCCCCTAAGAAGATAAGATCCGAGAACTAAGAAATTGGTGAAATTATGATCACTTACTTGTCCGCCAGCAGACTTGACAATGGCCGACAGGGTGCTCACTGGAGGTTGAACATGTTTGGCAAAGCAGACTTCATAACCTTCAAGCAGACCACCGGGATTGGCTTTTCCTCTAAGAACAGCATCTTTCAATTCAGATTTGTATTTCAACAAATAATCTTCGTCTTGTAATATGAATGGAAGTTCACCTGGAAAATTAGAGGATGATAAGGCGATAAACTCAGAATTCTTGGCAAATTATTATGGTAGGCGGGATAAAATGTCTGCTGCATCACTGCCCTCGGAAGCAAGGACCACATGGAGATGATATGAGGGTCTAATGTTGACCTCACCATGTTCATCATTGGTTTTGAGTGATTATGAATTCACAATCCTCTGAAAGTTCTAAGCTCATCAAAAGCTGGTTATAATTTTACAGCAAAAATGGTGCCAAGTCATCCTTAATTAAAACAGCCAGTGAGTCATTTTCAAGAGGGACCTACAAGTGATCAGGCAAATGAAAGGGCATAATCACTAAAACTGATCCCTCCTCGCTTTCTCGTTATGCTATATGCATGTTTTAACTTACCAACAAATTTGCCTTCCCTGAAGCATGCTTTTAACCAACTAGTTGAGATTATCCAAGCTCTGCATGATCAGCAACGTTTATAGATTACGGTGTAATAGGTAAATTTTGTAAGCATGACAGAGGTCATATAATAGAATGACAGGAATAAATAACATGTCTTAATATTAACtgcaagtgaaaaaaaaaatccgCATGGACGTGTTGCCAAGAATAAGCAACAAGACCCAATATATAACACCTTTATGGTCAATCAAGTGATTTACCGTACATGGTGTAAAGTCACTCTCAATGATATGACTAGCCTTCATATCAGATGGTAGATGAGCTCCTCGGCGATAATATATAGTCGCTATGCCAATGATTACCTATGTATTCCCAGACAAACTCTGTATCTTACAGCGACAATGTGAAATACATAATTTATCCATGGATTGAGCGAGAATCTGGCTATGGCAAAGAATTTTGTTGCTAAAATAATGGAGCTACATAGGGTTGCATAAGCTGGTGTTCTTACATGCTTAGTTTTTCTGCACATTGACTTGCGAATCTGTTTTGTAAGTAGGGAGAATTATCAATCTTACAGACATCTTTGAAGCACACTAGTCTAACTAAAAATGTTTGTTGTTGAATCTTCATCGTGGTCTCTCAGATTTCTTATCTAAGAGTAACCACACTTCATTAACTATGGTCAAACTGAGCCACTGAAGAATGAAATAGAGGAATAAGAAACTACACACAGCACAGTAAGAAAATTGGCTATGAAAACCAAACACCATATTTGAACTATGCGACACCCTTCGCTGGAAATGGAGGTATGATGCATAActcaaagtaaaataaaattaattaaaagggaCGCTCCTTTATTCATCTATATCTCAGAGATCAAGGAATGAACATTCAACTAACCCAGAGCACAGAGCTGTGCAGAAATTCAGCGTTCTTCTTGCCTTCCCAGTAACAACATGTGTGGTATAACTTCCATCTGACACAACAGCACCACCAAGATCTTGAATTATCTGTTATTAACACGAACATCAGTTTGCAGAATTCACAAGGGCACAAATGAGACCACACATATATAGGACTACATATTACCAACAAACTATCCTCCTATAAGCTTATCACCACAAACTACACCATATGATGCTCGTAATAATCCAATTTGGCACAGGATACATTCCATAAGAACATAGTCTATTGATGAACTCCACTAAAAATATATGTCATTCTGTACAGGTATTTTCCCAACTTAGTTTTTGCATGTCTGGCACCATATGCAACGGCTCGTGTGTGATCTCCCTAAGAAGCAATAGTTTTTTAGTTTAGCTTCTACATAAGCTACCCGTTCTACTTTTTGCCACCTCCTATGTAAAACATGCAGTTTTTTGATACATAAGAAATAACCAAATAATTGAGAACCTTCATCTTTTCCGCGATTACACTTAGATTCCACTGCAGAATAGTCTAGGATGACAAATGACTAGAAAATACTGTTCATCAATTGATAAAGGTTTGACGTATTAACAAACAACTCACCTTGGTCAGAAATGATTTCTTAACATCATCAGCAATGTTCATTAGCATGACTCTATGGCATTCTCCAGTTAGAAGTTCATGTCCACGACCTTCATCTATTAAAATATTAGCCAATCTACTCTCTGCAGCATGAATCACTTGACAATTGTTGAGCATTGGAAGATTTTTTAGGATAACTTCACTACAAGATTTGTCTCCTGAAGAACCTAATGAGCCAGAAATATCAGCTAGATCACATTCCAGACTGAGATCACAAGTGAAATCTACATGGCAGTCACTACAATGCCCCCCCTTTACTTTTTTAGACTTTAATGATGACAGTGAGGCTTCCCATGCCCTTCTTTTAACACCTTGCCCAGAACAAGAACAGTGCTTTTTATCTGCATTTTCTGCTAATGTTACGAGATTAAGTTCCCTGTTACTTTCCACTCCATTAAGAGAACTGTTTTCACAATCCTCTACTGAACCACTTCTAGGGGAAGAGCCTGCGAAAAATCGAAAAAGGTGGTGCAATTGCATGTAAGAACCCAAAAACATTCTTTTCGAGAATGAGATTATCTAACTCATCCCAAATGCTAATTATTCCAAATATGATACAGGGTAGGCATGTGAACAAAAAGAGGGGAGAAAAGAATAACTAAAAGTCAACCTACCAATGAACTTATTACTGTTTGTTGTGCCTCCACCATTAACCAGTAATTCGGGGTTAGGGTTTTCACTCTGGGGAAGGGTTGGATCTGGTAATGCTACTTCCAGGGAAGGACCATCTTTtgaaatattatcacattctccAGTACCCTGCATTTCTTGACGTTGAATGGATACAGATGCTGCTGAGTTCACATGACCTTTTAATGGAGAGCACAGTTTTGGATCATTTGAAGGGTTTGTTGTGGTGCTGATATCTTTATTGAGATGAGAAACCATGAGAGTGGAACCCCCTGGAAAGCACAAAGCCTTCCGAATGTTGGCTTTCATTCGAAGTCCGGAAACTTTACCCTTGTTGTCTACTTCAGCAGTCGGCACAAACCCCTGCAAGCAATAAGCTATCAATGAAAATCCAGTATACAAATGTATAGAAGTAACTTGTTTCAATGCAAGTCGCAGAATTGAACTGCTTAATTTATTGCTTAACCTGAGAAGTCCGCTAGAGCAAGCAAATATAACCAAATTAAAGAAAGATTTAAGGTAGAGATGCCATAGTAACATGTGTTCAGAAGAAAAAATTTCAATCCAGACCCTTTCCCCCTTCCCGACTCCATGGCTTACTTTCAAAACTAAATACTTCCAACAGAAGTTCAATATTAGGAACTTAATTCGGAAAATTTCTTGCTTGGAGAAACTACAGTCATTCATTCAGTAAGTTAGCAATATAAACACAACAAATCAATTAAATGGCATGAAGAGACCTGAACAAAGTAAATACATTTATTACAAGTTTACATCTCAAGCTGTATGTACTGTACCTGTTTAAGCCAAAACCCTTTGGATTCCTGATCACCCCAGCAAAATACTGTACGAATTCCGATACTTTGAAGCCTCTTTTTCAACTCAGAGTACAAGAGCTTACCAATCCCCTGAAATTTCTAAGGTCCATAAATAACTCGAGGAATAATAAGCTTGTAGATGTGTAACATTTTGCACATAAGATTGCATAAACAAATGAGAAAAGATCTATAAGAATGCCAAATAGATTCAGTCTGGTGCTTGAACAGTATTAAGGTCAAAAAATATCGCACAGAAAATATATCTTAGTACCAATGGAGATCATAAATTCTACCAATATATCATAAGAAAAGCTTAGCTCGGGCATTTATGAATTACCAACAATAATTCTAAGCCTTAAAACTTCTCTTTCAGTGATTTTATAGCAAGAAGTTGAGTGCCTCAGATGGGGTCCATACAAAGCAGCCCACACAATGTTATCCAAGGCACCAAGGGGAACCCATCCCGTTTCTGTTGACTAAATGCAACTATTAAAAGACCTAAACACTGCAACAAGTTACAGCCATACAGGATGGCAGCTATGTTTGCTGTCCAGGTTAACCTAAGACTTCTAGGTCTAGAATGTAAGCCTAGCTGATAAGTGAACCAGTCGGTTAGGCAATTCAAGCCGGACAGGTCATTCATGAGAATTACTTCACCACCACACCTAATCGCCCAACGATGACGTTTAGAGTAAAAACCAAATGAGGTAACCTATAATTTGATGTTTTGCACCAAACATCTCTTGGTAACTGCAATAAAGCACAGCTGAAACCTACTAGCTAATAGCTGAAAAACGTCACCCAAACCCCCAATTAAGTGAATAACCAACTTCACATGGCATACAAAGAGTAAACAGATGGGAGATAGAAAGTAGGGCACAAGTACCAATGTGCCACATTGTTCAAAAAGTTGAATTAGGGTACCCATACCATGTGCCTTTCTATCAGAAAATTTCAATGGTGAAAATTCATTTGGTTATTCGAGGGATATACAAAATTTCACTTCTTAACCTCTCAAAATACAGTAGGCGACAACAACAACGGAGAATAACAGATTTTATTGGAAAACACCAAAAAACCTTTTGTTGATAGTTTGAACAGACAGCAGCAAGAGGAACCTCGGCATATCGCGTGTCTGCAGGAATTATTTGATAAGTTACTGCAGCAATCACCTAATAAAGCAAATGATGAGGAGCAATT encodes the following:
- the LOC113314432 gene encoding uncharacterized protein LOC113314432 is translated as MPSVLPSKREKLSQFSFQNMAGTASFPSSFSVGNCTIDVQGSNFICESSNQTNVQISLPHGGNIKIQVAEAGDSTFGDQSFLVINPKDIDSRSKSLLQEVLSIYAKELPAMNYAANTGKKSQFLEKCVSTGKYCTLLLKSKDRNASGTVIAAVTYQIIPADTRYAEVPLAAVCSNYQQKGIGKLLYSELKKRLQSIGIRTVFCWGDQESKGFWLKQGFVPTAEVDNKGKVSGLRMKANIRKALCFPGGSTLMVSHLNKDISTTTNPSNDPKLCSPLKGHVNSAASVSIQRQEMQGTGECDNISKDGPSLEVALPDPTLPQSENPNPELLVNGGGTTNSNKFIGSSPRSGSVEDCENSSLNGVESNRELNLVTLAENADKKHCSCSGQGVKRRAWEASLSSLKSKKVKGGHCSDCHVDFTCDLSLECDLADISGSLGSSGDKSCSEVILKNLPMLNNCQVIHAAESRLANILIDEGRGHELLTGECHRVMLMNIADDVKKSFLTKIIQDLGGAVVSDGSYTTHVVTGKARRTLNFCTALCSGAWIISTSWLKACFREGKFVGELPFILQDEDYLLKYKSELKDAVLRGKANPGGLLEGYEVCFAKHVQPPVSTLSAIVKSAGGQVLLRLTEVKNPSKTIFVACEEDMEDAMVAAKKGLMTYSSEWFMTCVMKQELDFESPQFAESL